TTCAAGTTAGTGGAAAAAGATTTGCTGGCGGTGTTAAGAGCGGGGCATCACCCTACGAGGACCAAATATTTAGTGGAAGCGATGAAGAATGGCTTATTATATCAGGAACCGAGTTGAGCGATGGCTATTTAAGTCCAGGCGAAGCCGTATATTTCAGCCAAATAATTGAGTATTATGATGTTTATCAGCAAGATGTTGAGATGGGCATACCAGTTGGATCTATGGCGGCAAAATTGGGAAACTTCCCAACACCCGTAAAGAATTTCTTGTCCAGGATAGCGGTTTCATTATCATATGCTAAAACCGCAGTCTTAATGGTGCCCGGCACTCTATCAAATGTGATAACTTCAAATGTTTCGGAAAAAGTATATTGCAGGGTGAGTAAATATCATTATATAACATCAACATGCTATTACAAGTTTAAAGTTCCCATGGGCATATACTTTAGGTTCGCCTAAACCTTTTTATCTCAATAACGGATTTCCCCGAGAACTAAATCATAAATATTGTTCTGTTCATTTAAGTAAATTTTGAGTGGAGGAATAGACTAGGATATGCTTGATAAATTTAATGAAGTAGAGCATTATTTCACTTCTAAACCAAGATCTAAAATAGAGTTTAGATTAATACATGCTTACCTGCATGGGAGGCGCTTTCAGTTCTTAACCTCAACAGGAATTTTCTCGAAGAAGCGCATTGATTTGGGCACTAGGGTTTTAATAGAGCATATGATTCTACCCAAGGAGGGCCATGTCCTAGATTTAGGGTGCGGATATGGTGCCATTGGAATAGTTGCTGCCGCATTAAATCCAAACCTTCGTGTAGTTATGGTTGATATAAATAGGCGGGCTGTTAAGCTCGCCAAACATAACATCAATATTAATGGTATCAGTAATGCTGAAGTTAGGCATGGTAATCTCTATGAACCAGTTAGGGGCATGAGTTTCAACTGCATACTTTCCAACCCACCCATAAGCGCTGGGCTGGCGACCGTGAAGACTATGATAACTGAGGCGCCAAAATATATGAAGGATGGTGCAACATTTCAAATGGTTGTCAAATCTAAGATTTGCGGAGAGAGACTTAGACGGATATTTGAAGAGACATTCGGTGATTTCACAGTTCTCGTAAGGAGAAGCGGATATCGCGTATTAATGGCTGAAAAGAAAGCATGTCAGGATTGATTTCCCCTATTCTCTAAATACTTTATGAATTCTCTTAGGGCTAGAATTGAGCCGTATGCAAAATTCTTCTCACCACTCTCCAGCACTTCTTTAACTTTCTCTATGCTCACGAATTCTCCACCTGAAATCTCCCTACTATTGAGTTTGAATGGACCATTATGATGGGAGGCATAAAGGGCTGAGATTTCACGTTCAATTTCAGAAAAGCATTTGAATTTACATATTTCTTTTAGCGGAGTCTCTATACTAAGCTCCTCCAACATTTCCCTCCTAGCAGCCTCCTCATAGCTCTCTCCATACTCAACATGTCCGCTCACAGAACATGCGTAGTAACCTGGATAAAGATCCTTGTTTAATGAGCGCCTCTGTAGAAAAATCTCGCCCCTATCGTTCAATACTACAACGTATACGGATCGATGGATTAATTTTCTCTTATGGCATT
The Candidatus Bathyarchaeia archaeon DNA segment above includes these coding regions:
- a CDS encoding class I SAM-dependent methyltransferase, with translation MLDKFNEVEHYFTSKPRSKIEFRLIHAYLHGRRFQFLTSTGIFSKKRIDLGTRVLIEHMILPKEGHVLDLGCGYGAIGIVAAALNPNLRVVMVDINRRAVKLAKHNININGISNAEVRHGNLYEPVRGMSFNCILSNPPISAGLATVKTMITEAPKYMKDGATFQMVVKSKICGERLRRIFEETFGDFTVLVRRSGYRVLMAEKKACQD
- a CDS encoding NUDIX domain-containing protein; amino-acid sequence: MSEEYFYVVDEEDNVIGKASRSECHKRKLIHRSVYVVVLNDRGEIFLQRRSLNKDLYPGYYACSVSGHVEYGESYEEAARREMLEELSIETPLKEICKFKCFSEIEREISALYASHHNGPFKLNSREISGGEFVSIEKVKEVLESGEKNFAYGSILALREFIKYLENRGNQS